In Thiovibrio frasassiensis, one DNA window encodes the following:
- a CDS encoding TonB-dependent receptor plug domain-containing protein, with protein sequence MKYPYFFRSRQLSGGMLLSLVLAPCLCQAASEPAAAPMSMYFDDSQMVEVATRAPKPLRQVAENVSIITAEEIEAMHPHSVAEILSRESGVFVPFSGREILGDEPLYLLGTQRQQALMLLDGVRINLNSNGVVVPNFIPVGIIKRIEIIKGPASSVWGSALGGVVNIITKDAGKSSIPTGTASMSYGEANTRELTADLAGGNDKVGYYAYAGNVDSDGLKNDRYSERNAVYGKMQLNLPHSSTLVASGGYSDPAYKALEWSPSWNTDLDIYDDVSNDNVWGTLYFDRPFADRFNLHLALQRYENDFTNERRSLGTGVGGPKGEMVWLDNWKDINTSVSGALNWAGENVTANLGAETSRSEIDSKTTLGVLLGPSTTINDPLKEERRGVYANATYVLGKFSITPGLRYDYHSNSNEITSPSLGATYQVADDTLLRASVARGFSAPYLVMAKDYPGLKPEIITAYQAGIETYRIPFLTSKLTAFYFNIDDAWQTTSSPNTNEGKVRRHGIDLDLRTQEFHGLSLRSNFTYSTEDSMGDGSTNIEGDETYTANLIFGYRHKPSGIRAELAGNYIWYNANMQMDTHDSDDILWDAILSKDFSLPACRGDLFLKAHNIFNGNQMWDVDYPNPDRWVEVGAMFKF encoded by the coding sequence ATGAAGTATCCGTATTTTTTCCGTAGCAGGCAACTTTCCGGAGGGATGCTCCTTTCCCTCGTCCTGGCACCGTGCCTGTGCCAGGCAGCAAGCGAACCCGCCGCAGCCCCCATGTCCATGTACTTCGACGATTCCCAGATGGTGGAGGTCGCTACCCGCGCGCCCAAGCCCCTGCGGCAGGTTGCCGAAAACGTTTCCATCATCACCGCCGAAGAGATCGAAGCCATGCATCCGCATTCGGTGGCCGAGATCCTCAGCCGTGAATCCGGGGTGTTTGTCCCTTTCAGCGGCCGCGAAATACTCGGCGATGAGCCCTTGTATCTGCTCGGCACCCAGAGGCAACAGGCATTGATGCTCCTGGACGGGGTCCGGATCAATCTCAACTCAAACGGCGTTGTCGTACCCAACTTTATTCCGGTGGGCATCATCAAGCGCATCGAGATCATCAAAGGCCCAGCTTCCTCGGTTTGGGGTTCGGCCCTTGGCGGGGTGGTGAATATCATCACCAAGGATGCGGGTAAATCCAGCATTCCGACAGGCACTGCAAGCATGAGCTACGGCGAGGCCAACACCCGGGAGCTGACTGCTGATCTGGCCGGTGGCAACGATAAGGTTGGCTATTATGCCTATGCCGGCAATGTCGATTCTGACGGTCTGAAGAATGACCGCTATTCCGAACGAAACGCAGTCTACGGCAAGATGCAGCTCAACCTACCTCATAGTTCTACCCTGGTAGCCAGCGGCGGCTACAGCGACCCTGCCTATAAGGCTCTTGAATGGTCGCCTTCCTGGAATACTGATCTCGATATTTATGACGATGTCAGCAACGATAATGTCTGGGGCACCCTTTACTTTGATCGCCCCTTTGCTGACCGGTTCAATCTGCATCTTGCCCTTCAGCGCTATGAAAATGATTTCACCAATGAACGTCGTTCCTTGGGCACAGGTGTGGGCGGGCCAAAAGGGGAAATGGTCTGGCTCGACAACTGGAAAGATATCAATACCAGCGTCAGCGGCGCCCTAAACTGGGCAGGAGAAAATGTTACCGCCAACCTCGGCGCGGAGACCAGCCGGAGCGAAATCGATTCCAAAACAACATTGGGGGTTTTATTGGGGCCCTCAACCACGATCAACGATCCGCTCAAGGAAGAGAGACGTGGGGTCTATGCCAATGCCACCTACGTGCTTGGCAAATTCTCCATCACCCCTGGCCTGCGATACGACTATCATTCCAACTCAAACGAGATTACCAGCCCCTCCCTTGGCGCCACCTATCAGGTGGCCGACGACACCCTGCTCCGCGCCTCGGTGGCCCGTGGCTTTTCCGCACCGTACCTGGTTATGGCAAAGGACTATCCCGGGCTGAAACCGGAGATCATCACGGCCTATCAGGCCGGGATCGAAACTTACCGCATCCCGTTTCTCACCTCTAAACTCACCGCCTTCTATTTCAATATCGACGATGCCTGGCAAACAACATCAAGTCCAAATACCAACGAGGGAAAGGTTCGCCGACACGGAATTGATCTCGACCTCCGAACCCAGGAATTCCACGGCCTGTCGCTACGCAGCAACTTCACCTATTCCACGGAAGACAGCATGGGCGACGGCTCGACAAATATTGAAGGCGACGAGACTTACACCGCAAACCTCATTTTTGGTTACCGACACAAGCCTTCCGGCATTCGGGCCGAGCTGGCCGGCAACTACATCTGGTACAATGCAAATATGCAGATGGACACCCACGACAGCGACGACATCCTCTGGGACGCCATACTCAGCAAGGATTTTTCCCTGCCTGCATGCCGTGGCGATCTTTTTCTCAAAGCGCACAATATCTTCAACGGCAACCAGATGTGGGATGTTGACTATCCCAACCCGGACCGCTGGGTGGAGGTTGGGGCGATGTTTAAATTTTAA
- the gptM gene encoding geopeptide radical SAM maturase: MELTPYLVSFSHPDVPSHVMLFATKTGALIVLPQEDFADLQQGRVDKENIEPLRGMGFLVENIVQERQAISSYLDEINRLNPNLTVAIILGLACNFACRYCFQGEQKGKKAMTDETAEQLVAYIKKRFTPGKKRLQLQLYGGEPLLYRQRIIGLAAQLKPFVESRGGDLTIDLVSNGSLLTPQVVDELNRWGLDGVKVTLDGPPDNHNHFRPFKNGAPSFETIVNNLAKVCTKTKIRLGGNYTSDNFRSFPPILDTLAARGITPGRLELVNFNIVMQINDTVANNDYHGGCCTINEPWLQEASLHIREEVFKRGYPLGELGPEPCAVEVDDAFSVNYDGSLYKCITLVGHEQFKIGDIWQGIDEGYQATHHLGHWQREEKCRECEYLPLCFGGCRYMAYQRDGSMAKVDCRKPFFKTTLEKMLMQDLKYRYGTETAPTDPAA, encoded by the coding sequence ATGGAGCTCACGCCATATCTGGTTTCCTTTTCCCATCCGGATGTCCCTAGCCATGTGATGCTGTTCGCCACCAAAACCGGCGCCCTCATTGTCTTGCCGCAGGAGGATTTTGCCGACCTGCAACAGGGCAGGGTGGATAAGGAAAATATCGAGCCTCTCAGGGGAATGGGCTTTCTCGTTGAAAATATTGTCCAAGAACGCCAGGCAATATCCAGCTATCTGGACGAGATCAACCGACTCAACCCCAACCTGACCGTGGCGATCATCCTGGGTCTTGCTTGCAACTTTGCCTGCAGATACTGCTTTCAGGGCGAACAAAAGGGCAAAAAAGCCATGACCGATGAGACGGCAGAGCAGCTCGTCGCCTACATCAAAAAGCGTTTCACCCCGGGCAAGAAAAGACTCCAGCTCCAGCTTTACGGCGGCGAGCCGCTCCTCTACAGGCAACGCATCATCGGCCTGGCTGCACAGCTCAAGCCCTTTGTCGAATCCCGGGGCGGCGATCTTACCATCGACCTGGTTTCCAACGGCTCGCTCCTCACCCCGCAGGTGGTAGACGAATTGAACCGATGGGGGCTGGACGGGGTCAAAGTTACGTTGGACGGCCCTCCGGATAACCACAACCATTTTCGCCCCTTCAAAAACGGCGCACCGAGCTTCGAGACCATCGTCAACAATTTGGCCAAGGTCTGCACCAAAACCAAGATCCGATTAGGCGGCAACTATACCTCCGACAACTTTCGGAGCTTTCCGCCCATCCTCGATACCCTTGCCGCCCGCGGTATTACCCCGGGTCGGTTGGAACTGGTCAACTTCAATATCGTCATGCAAATCAACGATACCGTCGCCAACAATGACTACCATGGCGGCTGCTGCACCATCAACGAACCATGGTTGCAAGAGGCCTCCCTGCATATTCGGGAAGAGGTGTTCAAGCGGGGCTACCCCCTTGGCGAACTGGGTCCGGAACCCTGTGCAGTGGAAGTGGACGACGCCTTCAGCGTGAATTACGACGGCAGCCTGTACAAGTGCATAACCTTAGTCGGCCATGAACAGTTCAAAATCGGCGATATCTGGCAGGGGATAGACGAGGGATACCAAGCAACCCATCACCTGGGCCACTGGCAAAGGGAAGAAAAATGCCGGGAGTGCGAATACCTGCCGCTCTGCTTCGGAGGCTGCCGCTACATGGCCTACCAGCGGGACGGGAGCATGGCTAAGGTCGATTGCCGCAAGCCATTCTTCAAGACAACTCTGGAGAAGATGCTGATGCAGGATTTAAAATACCGTTACGGGACCGAGACCGCGCCTACAGATCCCGCTGCCTGA
- a CDS encoding tRNA (cytidine(34)-2'-O)-methyltransferase — MPSPAPFHIVLVEPEIPPNTGSISRLCGATDTILHLVRPLGFSTDDKHLKRAGLDYWKFVDIRYWESFEEFLAAQDELRLHFFTTKVERAYTEVAYQPGDYLVFGRETKGLPEEIIALYRERCATIPMSNPNIRSINLGMAAAVVLYEAIRQRDL, encoded by the coding sequence TTGCCCTCCCCTGCCCCTTTTCATATCGTCCTGGTCGAGCCGGAGATCCCCCCCAACACCGGGAGCATTTCCCGGCTGTGCGGAGCCACGGACACCATCCTGCACCTGGTTCGCCCCCTGGGCTTTTCCACCGATGACAAGCATCTGAAGCGTGCCGGCCTTGACTACTGGAAGTTTGTCGACATCCGCTACTGGGAGAGTTTCGAGGAATTTCTCGCAGCCCAGGACGAGCTACGGTTGCACTTCTTCACCACCAAGGTGGAGCGAGCCTACACCGAGGTAGCCTACCAGCCCGGTGACTATCTGGTCTTCGGCCGCGAAACCAAGGGGCTGCCCGAGGAGATCATCGCTCTCTACCGGGAACGTTGCGCCACCATCCCCATGTCCAACCCCAACATCCGCAGCATCAACCTGGGCATGGCCGCTGCGGTGGTGCTCTACGAGGCGATCAGGCAGCGGGATCTGTAG
- a CDS encoding M23 family metallopeptidase has protein sequence MFRFLGYTKRQLVVFLNTSHFLTVGVSFALITAFFLYAVDGESTLLRSMTNSTVTVETEEFLPNVREIVGEIQPGDSLTSSFRSNGVDEDIRQSVISAFDGVMDFREMKPNDRYTLTLDNDGTLVKCLYESGPLDVHAIERTPQGSLAAKKLDVSLDCRTVKLQGKIESSLFAALAAFKEDAKLVYTFADIFASKIDFNTETRFGDTFELVVEKYYKSNEFVGYGKILVARYNSKEVGPLEGYYFDQDGKSAYFDHRGYELGESFIRSPVPMARVSSGFTYNRRHPVLDIVRPHLGVDLAAPMGTPIMATSDGRVKFAGWKGGYGKQIILEHGGGNQTYYGHLSGFAKNITAGAKVHQKQIIGYVGSTGISTGPHLDYRMAQNGVFTNPFNVKFRPRSQLTGTQLVLFRQDLQSLTQLAKSLDDPKIVVVKNVVVTSKNPISML, from the coding sequence TTGTTCCGCTTCCTCGGCTACACCAAAAGACAACTGGTCGTTTTCCTGAATACCTCCCATTTTCTCACCGTTGGTGTTTCCTTCGCCCTGATCACGGCATTCTTTCTCTATGCCGTGGATGGAGAATCCACTCTGTTGCGCTCCATGACCAATTCTACCGTTACTGTTGAGACGGAAGAATTCCTGCCCAATGTCCGGGAGATTGTCGGTGAGATCCAACCCGGGGATTCGCTCACTTCCTCCTTCCGTTCCAACGGGGTTGATGAAGATATCAGGCAGTCGGTGATCTCCGCCTTTGACGGGGTGATGGATTTCAGGGAGATGAAGCCCAATGATCGCTATACCCTGACCCTTGACAACGACGGAACTTTGGTCAAATGTCTCTACGAGTCAGGCCCGCTGGATGTCCATGCCATCGAGCGCACGCCCCAGGGTTCCTTGGCGGCCAAGAAGCTCGACGTCTCGCTTGATTGCCGGACCGTGAAGTTGCAGGGCAAGATCGAATCCTCCCTTTTTGCCGCGCTGGCCGCCTTTAAGGAAGATGCCAAACTGGTCTACACCTTTGCCGACATCTTTGCCTCAAAGATCGATTTCAACACCGAGACCCGGTTTGGCGATACCTTTGAGCTGGTTGTCGAGAAATATTACAAAAGCAACGAGTTTGTCGGCTACGGCAAGATTCTGGTGGCGCGTTACAACAGCAAGGAAGTCGGTCCCCTCGAAGGGTATTATTTTGACCAGGACGGCAAGTCCGCGTATTTCGACCACCGGGGCTACGAGCTTGGCGAATCGTTTATCCGCTCCCCCGTGCCCATGGCCAGGGTTTCTTCCGGTTTCACCTATAACCGCCGCCATCCGGTCCTGGATATTGTCCGCCCCCACTTGGGGGTTGACCTCGCAGCGCCCATGGGCACTCCGATCATGGCCACCTCCGATGGTCGGGTGAAATTTGCCGGCTGGAAAGGGGGCTACGGCAAGCAGATCATCCTTGAGCATGGCGGCGGCAACCAGACCTACTACGGGCATCTTTCCGGTTTCGCCAAGAACATTACGGCCGGGGCCAAGGTGCATCAAAAGCAGATCATCGGCTATGTCGGTTCCACCGGCATCTCCACCGGTCCCCATCTGGATTACCGGATGGCGCAGAACGGAGTCTTCACCAACCCATTTAATGTCAAGTTTCGCCCGCGCTCCCAGCTGACGGGAACCCAGTTGGTGCTTTTCCGTCAGGACCTGCAGTCGCTCACCCAGTTGGCCAAAAGTCTTGATGATCCCAAGATTGTGGTGGTGAAAAACGTGGTGGTGACCTCGAAAAACCCGATCTCCATGCTGTAA
- a CDS encoding aspartate kinase has product MALIVQKFGGTSVANPQKIKAVAERVMGYSRKGHRMVVVLSAMAGETNRFVDLANQMQAIPDPREMDVLLATGEQATIALFAMAVKEAGLDAISLLGDQVKITTDRMHTKARIQTIDAALINRHLDAGKIVVVAGFQGVTEDGDLTTLGRGGSDTTAVALAAALKADECEIYTDVEGVYTTDPNVCKNARKIDRISYDEMLELASLGAKVLDIRSVGFAKRYKVPVHVRSTFTETEGTWVVEEDKEMESNPVSGVTCNKNEARITISKVPDVPGTASKIFTPITSQGIVVDMIIQNTREGKLTDMTFTVPRTDYKKTMQIMKKVVADIGAEGVTGSDNIAKVSIVGVGMRNHAGIASTMFKVLSDEGINILMISTSEIKVSCVIEEKYTELAIRALHDAFHLDKGPAKKKPAKSAAPAKAKVAPKAKAATKPKAKSKK; this is encoded by the coding sequence ATGGCGTTAATCGTGCAGAAATTTGGCGGGACCTCGGTGGCGAATCCGCAAAAAATCAAGGCGGTGGCCGAACGGGTCATGGGCTACAGCCGCAAGGGACACAGGATGGTTGTCGTCCTCTCGGCCATGGCCGGCGAGACCAACCGTTTTGTCGATCTGGCCAACCAGATGCAGGCCATCCCCGACCCCCGGGAAATGGACGTGCTCCTGGCCACCGGCGAGCAGGCGACCATCGCCCTTTTCGCCATGGCGGTCAAGGAGGCCGGGCTTGATGCCATCTCGCTTTTGGGCGATCAGGTGAAGATCACCACCGACCGGATGCACACCAAGGCCAGGATTCAGACCATCGATGCGGCGCTGATCAACCGCCACCTCGACGCGGGCAAGATCGTGGTGGTGGCCGGGTTTCAAGGGGTCACCGAAGACGGCGACCTGACCACCCTGGGTCGGGGCGGCTCCGATACCACGGCGGTTGCCTTGGCCGCGGCGCTGAAGGCGGACGAATGCGAAATCTACACCGATGTGGAAGGGGTGTACACCACCGATCCCAACGTCTGCAAGAATGCCCGCAAGATCGACCGCATCTCCTATGATGAAATGCTCGAACTGGCCAGTCTCGGTGCCAAGGTTCTGGACATCCGCTCGGTCGGTTTTGCCAAACGATATAAAGTTCCTGTCCATGTTCGTTCCACCTTCACGGAAACCGAAGGAACATGGGTGGTAGAGGAGGATAAAGAAATGGAATCGAATCCCGTATCCGGAGTTACCTGCAACAAAAACGAGGCCCGCATCACCATCAGCAAGGTGCCCGATGTGCCCGGCACCGCCTCGAAAATTTTCACCCCGATCACCAGCCAGGGGATCGTGGTGGACATGATCATCCAGAACACCCGGGAAGGTAAACTGACCGACATGACCTTTACGGTGCCGCGCACCGACTACAAGAAAACCATGCAGATCATGAAGAAGGTGGTGGCGGATATCGGGGCCGAAGGGGTGACCGGATCGGACAACATCGCCAAGGTTTCCATTGTCGGGGTCGGGATGCGCAACCACGCCGGCATTGCCTCCACCATGTTCAAGGTGCTCTCCGACGAGGGGATCAACATCTTGATGATCTCCACCTCGGAGATCAAGGTTTCCTGCGTCATCGAGGAAAAATACACGGAGCTGGCAATTAGGGCTCTGCATGACGCCTTCCACCTGGATAAGGGGCCTGCCAAGAAAAAGCCGGCCAAGAGTGCTGCCCCGGCGAAAGCCAAGGTCGCCCCTAAGGCCAAGGCGGCAACAAAGCCGAAAGCCAAAAGCAAAAAGTAA
- the cimA gene encoding citramalate synthase, with amino-acid sequence MAQNVAIYDTTLRDGTQAENFNLSLEDKLRITLKFDELGIDFVEGGWPGSNPKDVEYFKEIRKYELKHTKVTAFGSTRLFANPAEQDGNLNALIAAKTPGITIFGKTWDIHVHDALRIELADNLLIIEESLKYLRPHVQYLTYDAEHFFDGFKANPEYAYATLDRAIAGGADCLALCETNGGTLPTELSAIIDAVKAHLKAKKSTIQFGIHAHNDSECAVANSLIAVSMGATQVQGTANGFGERCGNANLTSIMPALALKMGYGFTAAPNLHRLTEVSHFVSELANLSPNKYQPYVGQSAFAHKGGIHVSAVQRNPLTYEHMVPEKVGNVRRVLISDLSGKSNVLVKAKKMGLDLDSKDPVVSAIVKELKDLENQGFQYEGAEASFELLMRRAMGTPKKYFDLHGFRVMSQKTPDGVLQEEATIRLAVGGEEVHTAALGNGPVNALDKSLRKALTRFYPNLKEMELRDYKVRVLASEHGTEARVRVLIESRDQDSMWGTVGVSPDIIEASWQALVDSITYKLMKDEQNRK; translated from the coding sequence ATGGCTCAAAACGTCGCCATCTACGACACCACCCTGCGGGACGGAACCCAGGCCGAGAATTTCAATCTCTCGCTGGAGGACAAGCTGCGCATCACCCTCAAGTTCGACGAACTGGGGATCGACTTTGTCGAAGGCGGCTGGCCGGGCTCCAACCCCAAGGATGTGGAGTACTTCAAGGAGATCCGGAAGTACGAGCTCAAACATACCAAGGTGACGGCCTTTGGCTCAACCCGACTCTTTGCCAACCCGGCGGAGCAGGATGGCAACCTTAATGCCCTGATCGCCGCGAAAACCCCTGGGATCACCATCTTCGGCAAGACTTGGGACATCCATGTCCACGATGCCCTGCGCATCGAACTGGCGGACAACCTGCTGATCATCGAGGAATCGCTCAAGTATCTGCGGCCCCATGTTCAGTATCTTACCTACGATGCCGAGCATTTTTTCGACGGCTTCAAAGCCAACCCGGAATACGCTTATGCCACCTTGGATCGGGCCATCGCCGGCGGCGCCGACTGTCTGGCGCTTTGCGAGACCAACGGCGGCACCCTGCCCACCGAGCTTTCCGCGATCATCGATGCGGTGAAAGCACATCTGAAGGCGAAAAAATCCACGATCCAATTCGGCATCCATGCCCACAACGATTCCGAATGCGCCGTGGCCAACTCCCTGATCGCCGTTTCCATGGGCGCCACCCAGGTGCAGGGCACGGCCAACGGCTTCGGCGAGCGGTGCGGCAACGCCAACCTCACCTCGATCATGCCGGCCCTGGCCCTGAAGATGGGCTACGGTTTTACAGCCGCTCCCAACCTGCATCGGCTCACCGAGGTTTCCCACTTTGTTTCCGAACTGGCCAACCTCTCGCCCAACAAGTACCAGCCCTACGTGGGACAGTCGGCCTTTGCCCACAAGGGCGGGATCCATGTCAGCGCCGTGCAGCGCAACCCCCTGACCTACGAGCACATGGTGCCGGAAAAGGTCGGCAACGTCCGGCGGGTGCTGATCTCCGATCTTTCCGGCAAAAGCAACGTGCTGGTCAAGGCGAAGAAAATGGGCTTGGACCTGGACAGCAAGGATCCGGTGGTCAGCGCCATCGTCAAGGAGCTGAAGGACCTGGAAAATCAGGGCTTTCAGTACGAAGGGGCCGAGGCCTCCTTCGAGCTCCTCATGCGCCGCGCCATGGGAACCCCGAAGAAGTACTTCGACCTGCACGGTTTTCGGGTGATGAGTCAAAAGACCCCGGACGGGGTGCTCCAGGAAGAGGCCACCATCCGGCTGGCCGTGGGCGGAGAAGAGGTGCATACCGCTGCCCTTGGCAACGGGCCGGTCAACGCCCTGGACAAGTCGCTGCGCAAGGCCCTGACCCGCTTCTACCCCAATCTCAAGGAGATGGAGCTGCGGGATTACAAGGTGCGGGTCCTGGCCAGCGAGCACGGCACCGAGGCGAGGGTGCGGGTGCTGATCGAATCCCGCGATCAGGACTCCATGTGGGGCACGGTGGGGGTTTCACCGGACATCATCGAGGCAAGCTGGCAGGCGCTGGTGGACTCCATCACCTACAAGCTCATGAAGGATGAACAGAACAGAAAATGA
- a CDS encoding ComEA family DNA-binding protein: MNRTENDPKRKDLRPMVLVLFAVGILSVTALRTGWLANRCEEPAPAPQSLAWRTGPGTPGLYRVEAHSPSGEEPLPTAPTPARLAPLFFKPIPINQADEELLTTISGIGPVFARRIIAFRNQQGRINAIEELDSVEGVGPAKLKILKANLVVD; encoded by the coding sequence ATGAACAGAACAGAAAATGATCCCAAGCGAAAGGACCTGCGCCCAATGGTGCTGGTCCTTTTCGCCGTGGGAATCCTGAGCGTTACCGCGCTTCGCACCGGCTGGCTTGCCAACCGGTGCGAAGAACCAGCACCTGCGCCGCAAAGCCTTGCCTGGCGGACTGGTCCTGGCACCCCAGGTCTGTATCGGGTGGAAGCCCACTCCCCCTCAGGCGAGGAACCGCTCCCCACCGCACCAACCCCGGCCAGACTGGCCCCCCTGTTTTTCAAGCCCATCCCCATCAATCAAGCCGATGAAGAGCTGCTCACCACCATTTCCGGCATCGGGCCGGTCTTTGCCCGGAGAATCATTGCCTTTCGCAACCAGCAGGGGAGGATCAACGCCATAGAGGAACTGGATTCGGTGGAGGGGGTAGGGCCGGCCAAGTTGAAGATACTCAAGGCTAACCTGGTTGTTGATTAG
- a CDS encoding carboxylate-amine ligase: MSGDELFRKFGIELEYMLVGADTLDIAPIADRVLAQAAGTITNEVERGIMAWSNELALHVIEIKNSSPVASLPMLAEKLQKEVEELSRCAAQAGAMLLPTAMHPWMDPHRETILWPHGNKAIYNTYNRIFNCQGHGWSNVQSTHLNLGFTTDAGFARLHAAIRLLLPILPAIAASSPAADGALTGWLDTRLEYYRKNQKRIPFITGQVIPEPVFSESAYEREIYQPLRRAIAPHDPEGVLAAEWLNSRGAIARFDRNAIEIRVLDIQECPLADVSLAVLICAVLKGLTEGRWSGLEEQMTAATAPLAEIFVQTIRDGEETVLDDRGYLALFGRGENVAMTAGELWQELAADCAQDLAEAGHAIRHCVESLLAQGPLSRRIIRALGEKPERERFREVYRELGKCLAQDRLFLP, translated from the coding sequence ATGAGTGGGGACGAATTGTTCCGAAAATTCGGCATCGAACTGGAGTACATGCTGGTTGGCGCGGATACTCTGGATATTGCCCCCATTGCCGACCGTGTTTTGGCGCAGGCTGCGGGCACCATCACCAACGAGGTGGAACGGGGCATCATGGCCTGGTCCAACGAACTGGCCCTGCATGTGATTGAGATCAAGAACAGCAGTCCGGTTGCAAGCCTGCCGATGCTGGCGGAAAAACTTCAGAAAGAGGTTGAGGAGCTGAGCCGATGCGCAGCGCAAGCGGGGGCGATGCTCCTGCCCACCGCCATGCATCCCTGGATGGATCCGCATCGCGAAACCATTCTGTGGCCCCACGGCAACAAAGCTATCTACAATACTTACAACCGGATCTTCAACTGCCAGGGCCATGGCTGGTCCAATGTGCAGTCCACCCATCTCAACCTGGGCTTTACCACCGACGCGGGGTTTGCCCGCTTGCACGCGGCGATCCGGCTGTTGCTCCCGATCCTGCCCGCCATTGCGGCCAGCTCGCCGGCGGCGGACGGTGCGCTCACCGGCTGGCTGGATACGAGGCTTGAGTATTACCGAAAGAACCAAAAGCGCATTCCCTTCATCACCGGCCAGGTGATCCCGGAGCCGGTGTTCAGCGAATCCGCGTATGAGCGGGAGATTTACCAGCCCCTGCGCCGCGCCATTGCCCCCCATGATCCGGAAGGGGTGCTGGCAGCGGAATGGCTCAACTCCCGGGGGGCCATCGCCCGTTTCGACCGCAACGCCATCGAGATCCGGGTGTTGGACATCCAAGAGTGCCCGTTGGCGGATGTTTCCCTGGCTGTACTGATCTGTGCGGTGCTCAAGGGATTGACTGAAGGGCGTTGGTCCGGATTGGAGGAGCAGATGACGGCAGCAACCGCGCCTCTGGCGGAGATCTTTGTCCAAACCATCAGGGACGGCGAAGAGACGGTGCTTGATGACCGTGGGTATCTGGCCCTCTTTGGCAGAGGGGAAAACGTGGCCATGACTGCGGGCGAGCTTTGGCAGGAACTGGCTGCGGATTGCGCTCAGGATTTGGCCGAAGCCGGGCATGCCATCAGGCACTGTGTCGAGAGTCTGCTTGCGCAGGGGCCCTTGTCCCGGCGGATTATCCGGGCGCTTGGCGAGAAGCCTGAGCGGGAGCGGTTTCGGGAGGTGTACCGGGAGTTGGGTAAATGTCTGGCCCAGGACCGGCTCTTTCTCCCGTAG